A window of Cryptomeria japonica chromosome 3, Sugi_1.0, whole genome shotgun sequence contains these coding sequences:
- the LOC131075700 gene encoding uncharacterized protein LOC131075700, which produces MGSYLSCASSILPSDTVKVVLVDGSVKEFERGTKVAQVMLENPHHFVCNRNCLEVGRRIEPLSADYDLQVKERYVVFPISKLRSALSPSDMVASTNKTSHNLSPNNKICHSDKIEEFSVQAKMNLEEFEKVKCRLYRVSWKPKLESIREVHVRG; this is translated from the coding sequence ATGGGCAGTTATTTGTCGTGCGCTTCTTCCATTCTGCCGTCCGACACTGTTAAAGTTGTTTTGGTAGATGGAAGCGTTAAAGAGTTTGAGAGAGGAACAAAAGTTGCACAAGTGATGCTGGAAAATCCTCACCATTTTGTGTGCAACAGGAATTGTTTAGAGGTGGGCCGTCGCATCGAACCGCTGTCAGCAGACTACGATTTACAAGTGAAAGAAAGATATGTTGTGTTTCCCATCTCCAAATTACGCTCCGCGCTTTCGCCTTCGGATATGGTCGCATCTACAAACAAAACTTCTCACAACTTGTCGCCAAACAATAAAATTTGTCATTCCGACAAAATAGAGGAGTTTTCAGTGCAAGCGAAGATGAATTTGGAGGAGTTTGAGAAGGTTAAATGCAGATTATACAGGGTTTCGTGGAAGCCAAAGCTAGAGAGCATAAGGGAAGTCCATGTCAGGGGATAA